Proteins from one Pontibacter korlensis genomic window:
- a CDS encoding Hsp20/alpha crystallin family protein yields the protein MKQNRDLFPTIPSFFDDNMLRDWFNWPLLNNSERSSVPAVNIKETNDAFELEVAAPGMSKQDFKVELNNNMLVISAEKENKHEEQDDQGNFTRREFNYQSFTRTFSLPERMVLGDKISAKYKDGLLCITVPKSEDAKVKPAKQIEIA from the coding sequence ATGAAGCAAAACCGAGATTTATTCCCAACCATTCCTTCATTCTTTGATGACAATATGTTGAGGGATTGGTTTAACTGGCCGTTACTCAATAACTCAGAGCGCAGCTCTGTTCCGGCTGTAAACATTAAAGAGACAAACGATGCCTTTGAGCTTGAAGTAGCTGCTCCTGGAATGAGCAAGCAAGACTTCAAAGTTGAGCTCAACAACAACATGCTTGTGATTTCTGCTGAAAAAGAGAACAAGCATGAGGAACAAGATGATCAGGGTAACTTTACCCGCAGAGAGTTCAACTACCAGTCTTTTACGCGAACTTTCAGTTTGCCAGAAAGAATGGTGCTAGGCGACAAGATCTCTGCCAAGTATAAAGATGGTCTCCTTTGCATCACTGTTCCTAAATCAGAAGATGCTAAGGTGAAACCAGCTAAGCAAATTGAGATAGCTTAA
- a CDS encoding M20/M25/M40 family metallo-hydrolase yields MKRRLQAFLFLLLLTGSLAQAQVKDPVVEGIVKEANENSQLEQLAHELLDGIGPRLVGTPQMQQAHDWAVAKYKNWGIEARNEKWGEWRGWQRGVTHVDMVHPRVQSLDAMQLAWSPGTKSKGVTAEVIALPNLQDSVAFQKWLPNVKGKFVMISMPQPTGRPDYNWEEFATKESLEKMHQHRDSLNKVWSERMEAIGYNGRSLPPALEQAGAAGVVTSNWSRGFGVNKIFGAYTKKVPSIDMELEDYGMLYRLAESGQKPQIKVVAESKNLKNAPTFNTIAEIKGTEKPEEYVILSAHFDSWDGGTGATDNGTGTIVMMEAMRILKKMYPNPKRTILVGHWGSEEQGLNGSRAFVADHPEIVKNTQAVFNQDNGTGRVVNISGQGFLHAYDFLGRWLSAAPENITSSIETHFPGFPGGGGSDHASFVAAGAPAFMLSSLSWSYGTYTWHTNRDTYDKIVFDDVRNNAILVAILAYKASEDPNMASRERIVLPIDTKTGEQRTWPAQREPNRKGGLD; encoded by the coding sequence ATGAAAAGAAGATTACAAGCTTTTCTCTTCTTACTACTCCTGACAGGGAGCCTTGCGCAGGCCCAGGTAAAAGACCCTGTGGTAGAAGGAATAGTAAAAGAGGCTAACGAAAATTCTCAGCTAGAGCAGCTGGCTCATGAGCTGTTGGATGGCATAGGTCCACGCCTGGTGGGTACGCCACAGATGCAGCAAGCACATGACTGGGCTGTGGCTAAGTATAAAAACTGGGGCATCGAAGCCCGCAACGAAAAGTGGGGTGAGTGGCGCGGCTGGCAACGTGGTGTAACGCATGTAGATATGGTGCACCCACGTGTGCAGTCTCTGGATGCTATGCAGCTTGCCTGGAGCCCCGGTACCAAGAGCAAAGGCGTAACTGCCGAGGTAATTGCACTTCCGAACCTGCAGGACTCAGTGGCCTTCCAAAAATGGCTGCCAAACGTTAAAGGCAAGTTCGTGATGATTTCTATGCCGCAGCCAACCGGCCGCCCGGACTATAACTGGGAGGAATTTGCTACCAAGGAGTCGCTGGAGAAAATGCATCAGCACCGAGACTCGCTTAACAAAGTATGGTCGGAGCGCATGGAAGCGATTGGCTACAATGGCCGCTCATTGCCGCCGGCACTCGAGCAGGCTGGTGCAGCAGGTGTGGTTACCTCTAACTGGTCGCGCGGCTTTGGCGTGAATAAGATTTTCGGAGCCTATACCAAGAAAGTGCCAAGCATTGATATGGAACTGGAAGACTACGGCATGCTGTACCGCCTGGCGGAGTCCGGTCAAAAACCACAAATAAAAGTGGTTGCTGAGTCTAAGAACCTGAAAAACGCCCCTACCTTCAACACCATCGCTGAAATAAAGGGAACAGAGAAGCCAGAGGAGTATGTGATCCTTTCTGCCCATTTCGATTCATGGGATGGTGGCACTGGTGCTACAGATAATGGTACAGGTACTATTGTAATGATGGAGGCGATGCGTATTCTTAAGAAAATGTACCCTAACCCGAAGCGCACCATTCTAGTCGGCCACTGGGGAAGCGAAGAACAAGGCCTAAATGGTTCACGTGCCTTTGTAGCAGACCATCCGGAAATTGTGAAGAACACACAGGCAGTTTTCAACCAGGATAATGGAACCGGTAGAGTGGTAAACATTTCCGGCCAGGGCTTCCTGCATGCCTATGATTTTCTGGGTCGCTGGTTAAGCGCAGCTCCGGAGAACATTACCAGCTCTATTGAAACACACTTTCCTGGCTTCCCGGGTGGTGGTGGTTCTGACCACGCCTCTTTCGTAGCTGCTGGTGCCCCGGCGTTCATGCTTAGCTCACTAAGCTGGTCTTACGGTACTTACACCTGGCATACCAACCGCGATACTTACGATAAGATCGTGTTCGACGATGTGCGCAACAACGCCATATTGGTAGCTATACTTGCCTACAAAGCCAGTGAGGACCCTAACATGGCCTCTCGCGAACGAATTGTTCTGCCTATAGACACTAAAACAGGTGAGCAAAGAACCTGGCCTGCACAAAGAGAGCCGAACCGCAAGGGTGGCTTGGACTAA